In one Campylobacter concisus genomic region, the following are encoded:
- a CDS encoding YajQ family cyclic di-GMP-binding protein, with translation MATEHSFDISAEVDMMEVKNALETAKKEIAARYDFKGLAAEVELNEKEKFITLLSSSDNKIDALKDIVISKLIKRNILPVAITETKREPASGGNLKATLKLNDTLDGENSKKITKAIKDSKIKVSAQIRGEEIRVTSKSIDDLQECIKLVRGLNLELPISFKNLK, from the coding sequence ATGGCAACTGAGCATAGTTTTGATATAAGTGCTGAGGTCGATATGATGGAGGTTAAAAATGCTCTTGAGACGGCTAAAAAAGAGATCGCAGCGAGGTATGACTTTAAGGGGCTTGCAGCTGAGGTAGAGCTAAATGAAAAAGAGAAATTTATCACGCTTCTTAGCTCAAGCGACAACAAGATCGACGCGCTAAAAGACATCGTGATCTCAAAGCTCATCAAGCGCAACATCCTACCAGTGGCGATCACAGAGACAAAAAGAGAGCCAGCAAGCGGTGGAAATTTAAAGGCAACGCTAAAGCTAAACGACACGCTTGATGGTGAAAACTCAAAAAAGATCACCAAAGCGATCAAAGACTCAAAGATCAAGGTGAGCGCACAGATCAGGGGCGAAGAGATCAGAGTGACAAGCAAAAGCATAGATGACTTGCAGGAGTGTATAAAGCTGGTTAGGGGGTTAAATTTAGAACTTCCAATAAGCTTTAAAAATCTAAAATAA